A genomic region of Colletotrichum destructivum chromosome 1, complete sequence contains the following coding sequences:
- a CDS encoding Putative magnesium transporter NIPA translates to MTIAPVLVAAEPAARPDDGKDLQNWSSLIGIITAIVGNVLIALALNVQRYAHLRLHRERIRVRRRAKEALKHAPRGGQTGPYGSVGRGGAGDMDESHDNDNRNRHADHDAGESQPLTRSFRSEDSAGSDYSGDEDNDKGPSTYLQSPYWWAGQILITLGELGNFLAYGFAPASIVSPLGVVALISNCVIAPIVFKEKFRQRDFWGVIIAVAGVVVVVLSAKQEETKLDPDDVWDAITTLAFEIYLAVTISLIIILMWASPKYGHRTILIDLGLVGLFGGFTALSTKGVSSILSTTLLGAFKTPVAWALLFVLLFTAVMQVRYVNKALQRFSSTQVIPIQFVLFTLCVIIGSAILYRDFERTSAEQAGKFIGGCLLTFFGVFLITSGRVEEDMEDGMSDVDGVEETIGLAEQDGYSPTQPLAPSSTSIQSSTSRRSSRASNGGHANNGSKPFSMQHDSGIPTLRVPASASTGNITGADVEPLLANPWSNSADEVLPPPGTRTISDESIHTFPGLGFSPSEPTTPYYDGQLQPKYPTDNRPVTPRAALPNRPHSHQYPGPLFSPSPLSSTVSAVVKDTLLRNAESPLLRRPSVRRLRSSIRASLFMPENSEGADVDAERRDLMSRGDDYTDGGVAERSRTAGEGASREPHTGRPRSLSDTLSGFFKSKRNRKDANTDPEEGV, encoded by the exons ATGACGATAGCCCCTgtgctcgtcgccgccgagcctgCGGCGCGCccggacgacggcaaggacCTGCAGAACTGGTCCTCgctcatcggcatcatcaccgccatcgtcggcaacgTCCTCATCGCTTTAGCCCTCAACGTCCAGCGCTACGCACACCTTCGACTTCACCGAGAGCGCATCCGGGTCCGCCGGCGAGCGAAAGAAGCCCTGAAACATGCGCCGCGCGGGGGCCAGACGGGACCCTACGGCTCTgttggccgaggaggagccggGGACATGGACGAGAGCCATGATAACGACAATAGGAACCGTCATGCAGACCACGATGCCGGAGAATCTCAGCCCCTAACGAGATCCTTCCGCTCCGAAGATTCCGCCGGTTCTGACTACTCTGGCGATGAAGACAACGACAAGGGCCCCTCGACGTACCTCCAGTCGCCGTACTGGTGGGCTGGCCAGATCCTGATAACtcttggcgagctgggcAACTTCCTGGCTTACGGTTTCGCACCCGCGTCCATCGTATCACCCCTGGGAGTTGTCGCCCTGATATCCAATTGCGTCATTGCGCCGATAGTGTTCAAGGAGAAGTTCAGGCAGCGCGACTTTTGGGGTGTCATtatcgccgtcgccggcgtcgtcgttgtcgttctAAGCGCCAAGCAGGAGGAGACGAAGCTCGACCCCGACGATGTATGGGACGCAATCACGACCTTGGCCTTCGAGATATACCTGGCTGTGACGATATCTTTGATTATCATCCTCATGTGGGCGAGCCCAAAGTACGGCCATCGCACCATATTGATCGACTTGGGCCTGGTGGGACTCTTTG GTGGCTTCACCGCCCTGTCTACCAAGGGCGTGTCCTCGATATTGTCGACGACCCTCCTGGGTGCATTCAAGACCCCTGTTGCATGGGCGTtgctcttcgtcctcctctttACCGCGGTCATGCAGGTGCGCTACGTCAACAAGGCCCTGCAGAGGTTCAGCTCGACGCAGGTCATTCCTATCCAGTTTGTTCTGTTCACTCTCTGTGTCATCATCGGCAGTGCCATCTTGTATCGCGATTTTGAGAGGACGTCTGCCGAACAGGCTGGCAAGTTTATCGGAGGTTGTTTGCTCACCTTTTTTGGCGTCTTCCTCATTACTAGTGGTCGAGTCGAGGAAGACATGGAGGACGGCATGTCCGACGTGGACGGCGTGGAGGAGACCATCGGCTTAGCAGAGCAAGATGGATACAGCCCAACACAGCCGCTGGCGCCTTCATCCACCTCTATCCAATCCTCGACATCGCGCCGCTCCTCTCGAGCTTCCAACGGAGGGCATGCAAATAACGGATCCAAACCGTTCAGTATGCAGCACGATTCTGGGATCCCCACACTCCGCGTCCCCGCGTCCGCGTCAACGGGCAACATTACCGGCGCGGACGTGGAGCCACTGTTGGCCAACCCGTGGAGTAACTCCGCAGACGAGGTTCTCCCTCCGCCTGGCACGAGGACGATTTCCGACGAGTCTATTCACACCTTCCCCGGGCTCGGCTTCTCGCCATCAGAACCCACGACGCCGTACTACGACGGCCAGTTACAGCCAAAGTACCCTACAGATAACAGACCAGTCACACCCCGTGCAGCATTACCGAACCGGCCCCATAGCCATCAATACCCTGgccccctcttctctccgTCCCCTCTATCGTCTACGGTCAGCGCCGTGGTCAAGGACACTCTTCTCAGGAACGCGGAAAGTCCGCTACTGCGCCGGCCCTCCGTGCGGAGGTTACGCTCCAGCATCCGGGCCAGTCTTTTCATGCCAGAAAACAGCGAGGGCGCggatgtcgatgccgagaGACGGGACCTGATGAGCCGGGGGGATGACTACACTGACGGAGGCGTCGCTGAGCGTAGTCGGACCGCGGGTGAGGGAGCGTCCAGAGAACCCCATACGGGAAGACCGCGGAGTCTAAGCGATACGCTTAGTGGTTTCTTCAAATCGAAACGGAACAGGAAGGACGCCAATACGGACCCTGAAGAAGGCGTATGA
- a CDS encoding Putative CRIB domain-containing protein, with amino-acid sequence MWATAPLPYYSAYKPNRRKERASTGNNKDSSPPSPSVHSRQHPPPPLPLLSTQFHPDNITDLLEPALDGPPSPERIRALSKQMKRASAADKHKSHTTTSSGSSSSLRSLNSDRSWEHTLETITISRRSSGRSTSSTMPSSRDRPESVQLFGKTIFNRRARMKRESSSNQTPAGTSLHPGELVLDGPTSTNKDHFIPSIFGRRRTLRQDDLGDDPALARKLQISGPYNFQHVTHTKRDHLPDLQRGSRAELVTEFSAIRAGQRPTTGQPRGFDVEDLHFANFSSEALHMLQDGTAAAAATAAPSGETSAQDLSLNRPPTISRHTGPPSAPRRMIKHTRSQEQLRSSPPRPAPPRPPRSPIREEPMSPTLPGSPVPPPRSSSRIAKHYTVSQESVATADSGAPQRPQTSNGIQSPGFPSEAVTDVIEPTATAQETTSSGGGGLEVLTSPRFSHAITTPDDAAWPLTASTNFSYEMALPDVPEEEEQYVSTGRSRGSLVSTRSSLRGSQSVPVLRQLAQTQDDPERPPSGASDTLGGSLDVLATQKASREVQGAESDAAEAPRRASWEDDIDYCYEHEVEADCDYAWDRPSLDLVRESFVLTNFDTDNFFVAPLSAGLMPAPSGQHIDNMPALSPASQTSMSGHEAITPTVTTTLPVKSNFSHPRKETNYRGTSHLHVRTASHASSFKESHGFNLSPSLLIPGDYRQQMLAESDTDSYPVEISRHNSDHFSFDEEPVLTMETPGLFARDRASTSTTGSNSSSQTSSTGARHASTNSTWTALTRYTGSTTFEGWNPKFEGSDHSRSFSADDFPELALGSPRGLKSTMTPLPESDEVLTMSRSTGDMRAASGRLDASQSQENLPLYKTKEPVNQHRRQRAQTLSAPPPPGQYALFPPIYSGSRI; translated from the coding sequence ATGTGGGCTACCGCTCCACTGCCGTATTACTCGGCCTACAAGCCAAACCGAAGGAAAGAGAGGGCCAGCACCGGCAACAACAAAGAtagctcgccgccgtcgccttccGTCCACAGCAGACAACATCCAccacctcccctccctcttctctctaCCCAGTTTCACCCAGACAACATCACGGATTTGCTCGAGCCTGCTCTTGATGGACCGCCATCGCCGGAAAGAATTCGTGCCCTGAGCAAGCAGATGAagagggcctcggccgcggaCAAGCACAAGAGTCACACAACCACGTCCTCcggctcgtcgtcctcgctgcgCTCACTCAACTCGGACCGATCGTGGGAACACACCCTGGAAACCATCACCATCTCGAGACGTTCTTCCGGCCGCTCAACCTCGAGCACCATGCCGTCGTCCCGAGACCGCCCAGAGAGCGTGCAGCTCTTTGGCAAGACCATCTTCAACCGCAGGGCCAGGATGAAGCGGGAGAGTAGCAGCAATCAGACACCCGCTGGCACTTCCTTACATCCCGGTGAGCTTGTCCTCGATGGTCCGACCTCGACCAACAAGGACCACTTCATCCCATCCATTTTCGGCCGTCGCAGGACTCTAAGGCAGGACGACCTAGGTGACGACCCGGCCCTGGCACGAAAGTTGCAGATATCAGGCCCCTACAACTTCCAACACGTCACTCACACCAAACGGGATCACCTGCCGGACCTTCAGCGGGGCAGCCGTGCCGAGCTGGTGACCGAGTTTTCCGCCATCCGCGCCGGCCAACGGCCGACCACTGGCCAACCCCGCGggttcgacgtcgaggacctgcACTTTGCCAACTTCTCATCCGAAGCGCTGCACATGCTGCAAgacggcaccgccgccgccgccgccactgccgcCCCATCAGGCGAAACCAGCGCACAAGACCTGTCGCTGAACCGCCCGCCCACCATTTCCCGGCATACAGGCCCTCCCTCGGCGCCCCGGCGGATGATCAAACACACCCGCTCACAGGAACAACTGCGCTCGAGcccgccacggccggcgcCCCCGCGGCCGCCTAGGTCGCCCATCCGCGAAGAGCCCATGTCGCCCACCCTCCCGGGCTCGCCCGTCCCCCCgcccaggtcgtcgagccggATCGCGAAACACTATACGGTCTCCCAGGAATCCGTCGCCACGGCCGACAGCGGCGCACCGCAGCGTCCCCAGACCAGCAACGGCATCCAGAGCCCCGGCTTCCCCTCCGAGGCAGTAACCGATGTCATCGAGCCTACGGCCACCGCTCAAGAGACGACGTcttccggcggcggcggcctggaggTGCTGACGAGCCCGCGATTCTCCCACGCAATCACTACCCCCGACGATGCGGCGTGGCCGCTGACCGCCAGCACCAACTTTTCTTACGAGATGGCATTGCCAGACgtgcccgaggaggaggagcagtATGTTTCGACTGGACGGTCTCGTGGCAGCTTGGTCAGCACGCGTTCATCGCTCCGGGGAAGCCAGTCCGTGCCTGTTTTGAGGCAATTGGCGCAAACTCAAGACGATCCCGAACGGCCGCCGAGCGGCGCGTCGGACACGCTGGGCGGTAGCCTCGACGTGCTTGCTACGCAAAAAGCGTCGAGGGAGGTTCAGGGGGCCGAGTccgacgcggccgaggctcctcgtcgagccagCTGGGAGGACGACATTGACTATTGCTACGAGCatgaggtcgaggccgatTGCGATTACGCATGGGACCGTCCGTCCTTGGACCTCGTAAGGGAAAGTTTCGTGCTGACCAACTTCGACACGGACAACTTCTTCGTGGCGCCGCTTTCGGCCGGACTGATGCCAGCACCAAGCGGACAACACATAGACAACATGCCAGCGCTGAGCCCCGCCAGCCAGACCTCGATGAGCGGCCACGAGGCCATCACGCCGACCGTAACGACGACATTGCCCGTCAAATCCAACTTCTCACACCCCCGGAAGGAGACGAATTACAGAGGCACCTCGCACCTCCACGTGAGGACGGCATCGCATGCTTCGAGCTTCAAGGAGTCCCACGGGTTCAacctgtcgccgtcgcttcTCATCCCCGGAGACTACCGCCAGCAGATGCTGGCCGAATCGGATACGGACTCGTACCCCGTCGAGATTTCGAGGCACAACTCGGACCACTTTTccttcgacgaggagcccGTGCTGACGATGGAAACCCCTGGCCTGTTCGCCCGAGACCGCGCCAGCACGTCGACGACCGGCAGTAACTCGTCGAGCCAGACCAGCTCGACAGGAGCGCGCCACGCCTCCACCAACTCGACATGGACGGCGCTGACCAGGTATACGGGAAGCACGACGTTTGAAGGATGGAACCCCAAGTTCGAAGGCAGCGACCACTCGCGTTCGTTCAGCGCCGACGACTTCcccgaactcgccctcgGGTCCCCTCGGGGACTAAAGTCCACCATGACGCCTCTGCCCGAGTCCGATGAGGTCCTGACCATGTCTCGTTCGACGGGCGACatgcgcgccgcctcgggaCGGCTCGATGCCAGCCAGTCCCAAGAGAACCTGCCGCTCTACAAGACGAAGGAGCCCGTCAACCAGCACCGACGCCAACGCGCGCAGACTCTGAGcgcccctccgcctcccGGGCAGTACGCTCTTTTCCCGCCCATCTACTCGGGCAGCCGAATCTAA
- a CDS encoding Putative myc-type, basic helix-loop-helix (bHLH) domain-containing protein, with protein MSDDYFYQQMMASTPISAHLVPDGAFDAGDGLHHATRPGNQTTLLSPGHNRPSSLNESTTAPLVPGLATAQLHPVAGHQVTVLQHQQQPQPLLHPSALSLGLGLDLDLTHADGGQGHHHRHQFDPVAASLAGQQQRQAPSLLLHPQQGYQQPPENTWLPPGYGIPVHHDSQQQQQQQRQHHAGETPCSSSSSTSRNVSIPAAGGLGTGNDSIGASGNLYDFGFAAPPSEPSFLGGEYADITPLSIEAAAAAAAAHPQLPPTSTFGFPSSPWRLRLQDRSAVTLTSSIAAIAAAELNHDVRKHSKSSMKTDSDFKNPSWDDEENEVPDRKVGGGSGKRRTSSSASRRQQRNGKRPAVAGAGARDIDNDDDGDGDDCEGDEPTSPAGRTSISGRSIKSASVASSAGSGSKTAPVPRLRSASRTSKNQSQKATETPEERRTRASHNLVEKQYRNRLNAQFEGLLNALPEQARSPGDAGDGSESDPQQADQERRVSKAEVLDMARRHIKSLEREREVLHRERGELLRSLETLEREAALNQGGRLDEFLDVQGTAAADEGGESSWRGNA; from the coding sequence atGTCTGACGATTACTTCTATCAGCagatgatggcctcgacaCCGATATCCGCGCACTTGGTTCCCGACGGGGCtttcgacgccggcgacggcttgCACCACGCCACTCGGCCCGGGAATCAGACCACCCTGCTGAGTCCAGGCCACAATCGCCCCAGCTCGCTCAACGAATCGACCACTGCACCGCTGGTCCCTGGACTAGCGACGGCACAATTGCACCCAGTCGCAGGTCACCAGGTTACAGTTCTGCAGCATCAGCAACAGCCTCAACCTCTGCTCCATCCTTCAGCCCTGAGTCTGGGGTTGGGTCTGGATTTGGACTTGACACATgcagacggcggccagggtcaccaccaccgacacCAATTCGACCCAGTGGCTGCTTCTCTCGCTGGCCAGCAGCAACGACAGGCTCCGTCATTGTTGCTCCATCCGCAGCAGGGATACCAGCAACCCCCCGAAAATACATGGCTTCCGCCCGGATATGGGATCCCGGTGCACCATGACagccaacagcagcagcaacaacaacgacaacaccaTGCTGGCGAGAcgccctgctcctcgtcatcctccacCTCCCGAAATGTCAGTATTCCTGCAGCAGGCGGCCTGGGCACCGGCAACGACAGCATCGGCGCCAGCGGTAACTTATACGATTTCGGCTTTGCTGCACCACCGAGTGAGCCGTCCTTCCTTGGCGGAGAATATGCCGACATCACGCCACTTTCCATAGAggcagccgcagcagcagcagcagctcatcCGCAACTACCGCCAACTTCCACGTTTGGTtttccctcctcgccatggcggcttcGGCTACAGGACAGAAGCGCCGTCACCCTGACATCCAGCATTGCAGCCATCGCCGCAGCCGAACTTAACCACGACGTCCGAAAGCACAGCAAGAGCAGCATGAAGACGGACAGCGATTTCAAGAACCCCTCgtgggacgacgaggaaaacGAAGTACCCGATAGAAAGGTCGGCGGGGGTTCCGGGAAACGCAGGACATCATCGTCCGCGTCTCGCAGGCAGCAGAGGAATGGCAAGCGGcctgccgtcgccggcgccggcgctcgCGACAttgacaacgacgacgacggcgacggcgacgattGCGAGGGCGACGAACCCACCAGCCCCGCGGGCCGGACCAGCATCAGCGGCCGATCGATCAAGTCGGCATCCGTCGCCTCATCCGCCGGCTCGGGCAgcaagacggcgccggtgccgcgATTGCGCAGCGCCTCCCGCACGTCCAAGAACCAATCGCAAAAGGCGACCGAGACGCCCGAGGAACGGCGGACGCGCGCGTCGCACAACCTGGTCGAGAAGCAATACCGCAACCGCCTCAACGCCCAGTTCGAGGGCCTCCTCAACGCCCTGCCGGAACAGGCACGTAGTCCGGGCGACGCCGGGGACGGCAGCGAATCGGACCCGCAGCAAGCAGACCAGGAACGGCGGGTCAGCAAGGCCGAGGTACTCGACATGGCGCGCCGGCACATCAAGAGCCTGGAGCGAGAGCGGGAGGTGCTGCACCGCGAAcgcggcgagctgctgcgcAGTCTGGAGACGttggagagggaggcggcgctgaACCAAGGCGGCCGGTTGGATGAATTTCTCGACGTCCAAGGgactgctgccgccgacgagggaggcgagTCATCATGGAGGGGCAATGCCTGA